The following proteins are encoded in a genomic region of Bradyrhizobium sp. SK17:
- a CDS encoding ABC transporter ATP-binding protein encodes MNETIEATRPGPTAVPPPPLLSINNIEVVYDDVILVLRGLSLEVPKGAIVALLGANGAGKSTTLKAISGLLKTEDGEVTRGEILFEGQRINGIDPDKIVRRGIFQVMEGRRIVADMTSLENLRLGAFTRRDGEVAADIDMVFKYFPRLKERTGLAGYLSGGEQQMLAIGRALMARPKMILMDEPSMGLSPLLVKEVFAIIKEINRDLGVTILLVEQNARAALSVASHGYIMEQGKVVLDGSADELRDNEDVKEFYLGGAGDQRKSFKNLKSFKRRKRWL; translated from the coding sequence ATGAACGAAACCATCGAAGCCACCCGTCCGGGGCCGACGGCGGTCCCACCACCGCCGCTGCTCAGCATCAACAACATCGAGGTCGTCTATGACGACGTCATCCTGGTGCTGCGCGGGCTCAGCCTCGAAGTGCCGAAGGGCGCGATCGTCGCGCTGCTCGGCGCCAATGGCGCCGGCAAGTCGACCACGCTGAAGGCGATCTCCGGCCTGCTCAAGACCGAGGACGGCGAGGTCACGCGCGGCGAGATCCTGTTCGAGGGCCAGCGCATCAACGGCATCGATCCGGACAAGATCGTCCGGCGCGGCATCTTCCAGGTGATGGAGGGCCGCCGCATCGTCGCCGACATGACGTCGCTGGAGAATCTGCGGCTCGGCGCCTTCACCCGGCGCGACGGCGAGGTCGCCGCCGACATCGACATGGTGTTCAAATATTTCCCACGCCTGAAAGAGCGCACCGGCCTCGCCGGCTACCTTTCCGGCGGCGAGCAGCAGATGCTCGCGATCGGCCGCGCGCTGATGGCGCGCCCGAAGATGATCCTGATGGACGAGCCGTCGATGGGCTTGTCGCCGCTGCTGGTCAAGGAAGTGTTCGCGATCATCAAGGAGATCAACCGCGATCTCGGCGTCACGATCCTCTTGGTCGAACAGAACGCGCGCGCCGCGCTCTCGGTCGCGAGCCACGGCTACATCATGGAACAGGGCAAGGTGGTGCTCGACGGCTCCGCCGACGAATTGCGCGACAATGAGGACGTCAAGGAATTCTACCTCGGCGGCGCCGGCGACCAGCGCAAGAGCTTCAAGAACTTGAAAAGCTTCAAGCGGCGCAAGCGCTGGCTGTGA
- a CDS encoding branched-chain amino acid ABC transporter permease, protein MATSTLIPSGDFRTSYAADTTIFPTTASRNCAILGIIVACFAPMLLSNYLLSIAIQIGIFAIAALGLNVLVGFTGQISIGHAAFFLFGAFTSAYISNNLPIPVFFAIPLAGVVTALVGLIFGVPAARLKGLYLVIATLAAQYILLDFFSRADWFSGGSVPASANPFSIFGYTLRGDRQYFYVVLAYMVISYLLVTNLMRTRDGRALVAIRDHYLSAEIMGINLTKYRTLSFGLAAFFAGIAGALYAHYQLVVSQEGFGIERSVLFLAMVIIGGTGSVMGTLMGTAFVVLLPESMEWLSAWLKGGAIDKALQLNNNITFLREIAIGLIIIGFLMFEPDGLAHRWRQIKAYWKLYPFSH, encoded by the coding sequence ATGGCAACGAGCACCCTCATCCCGTCGGGCGACTTCCGCACCAGCTACGCGGCCGACACCACGATCTTCCCGACCACAGCCAGCCGCAATTGCGCGATTCTCGGCATCATCGTCGCCTGCTTCGCGCCGATGCTGCTGTCCAACTACCTGCTCTCGATCGCGATCCAGATCGGCATCTTCGCGATCGCGGCGCTCGGCCTCAACGTGCTGGTCGGCTTCACCGGCCAGATCTCGATCGGACACGCCGCGTTCTTCCTGTTCGGCGCCTTCACCTCGGCCTACATCTCCAACAACCTGCCGATCCCGGTGTTCTTCGCGATTCCGCTTGCCGGTGTGGTCACGGCGCTGGTCGGCCTGATCTTCGGCGTGCCGGCGGCGCGATTGAAGGGCCTCTATCTCGTCATCGCCACGCTTGCCGCGCAGTACATCCTGCTCGACTTCTTCTCGCGCGCCGACTGGTTCTCGGGCGGTTCGGTGCCGGCCAGCGCCAATCCGTTCTCGATCTTCGGCTATACGCTGCGCGGCGACCGGCAGTATTTCTACGTCGTGCTCGCCTACATGGTGATCAGCTATCTGCTGGTCACCAATCTGATGCGTACCCGCGACGGCCGTGCGTTGGTCGCGATCCGCGACCACTATCTCTCGGCCGAGATCATGGGCATCAACCTGACCAAGTACCGGACACTGTCGTTCGGGCTTGCCGCGTTCTTCGCCGGCATCGCCGGCGCGCTGTACGCGCATTATCAGCTGGTGGTCTCGCAGGAGGGCTTTGGCATCGAGCGTTCGGTGCTGTTCCTCGCGATGGTCATCATCGGCGGCACCGGCTCGGTGATGGGCACGCTGATGGGCACCGCCTTCGTCGTGCTGCTGCCGGAATCGATGGAATGGCTGAGCGCCTGGCTGAAGGGCGGCGCCATCGACAAGGCGCTGCAACTCAACAACAACATCACCTTCCTGCGCGAGATCGCGATCGGCCTGATCATCATCGGCTTCCTGATGTTCGAGCCGGACGGGCTCGCGCATCGCTGGCGGCAGATCAAGGCCTACTGGAAACTCTACCCGTTCTCGCACTGA
- a CDS encoding long-chain fatty acid--CoA ligase: MMDYAGRAAQADTYPKLLRLNAREHGGEIALREKDLGLWREFTWNAYQTRTHDFALGMVELGLGHGDVIGIIGDNRPDWVAAEIAAHAIGAMSLGLYRDVLDEEAAYLLTYGEAKLVFAEDEEQVDKLLGLADRVPHLKHIVYSDPRGMRKYDDPRLMEASKLVALGRDRATREPGLYDRLVDATRGEDVAILCTTSGTTANPKLAMLSAGRVLRHCATYLAFDPKGPDDEYVSVLPLPWIMEQIYALGQALLSRMKVNFVEEPDTMMHDFREIAPTFVLFAPRVWESIAADVRAGVMDASPFKQRLYDLGMKTGLAALAEGKRSVLADQILFRALRDRLGFTRLRSAATGGAALGPDTFKFFQAMGVPLRTLYGQTELLGAYTLHPEGKVDPDTTGVPMADNIEIRIDNADVNGVGEIVVRHPNMFHGYYKNAEASVADIKDGWMHSGDAGYYNDNRQLVVIDRIKDLAETSRGERFSPQYIENKLKFSPYVAEAVVLGAGRDTLAAMICIRYSIISKWAEKNRLSFTTYTDLSSRPEVYALLKKEVETVNATLPPAQRISRFLLLYKELDADDGELTRTRKVRRGVINEKYADIIEAIYRGKAKIPVDTVIRFQDGTTQRVRTTLEVVDLGRVAIAEAAE; the protein is encoded by the coding sequence ATGATGGACTATGCCGGTCGCGCCGCGCAGGCCGACACCTATCCAAAGCTGCTGCGCCTGAACGCCAGGGAGCACGGCGGCGAGATCGCGCTGCGCGAGAAGGATCTCGGGCTGTGGCGCGAATTCACCTGGAACGCCTACCAGACCCGCACCCATGATTTCGCGCTCGGCATGGTCGAACTCGGCCTCGGCCACGGCGACGTGATCGGCATCATCGGCGATAACCGGCCGGACTGGGTCGCGGCCGAAATCGCTGCCCACGCGATCGGCGCGATGAGCCTTGGCCTCTATCGCGACGTGCTGGACGAGGAAGCCGCCTATCTCCTGACCTATGGCGAGGCCAAGCTGGTGTTCGCCGAGGACGAGGAACAGGTCGACAAGCTGCTCGGCCTGGCCGACCGCGTGCCGCATCTCAAGCACATCGTCTATTCCGACCCGCGCGGCATGCGCAAATACGACGATCCGCGATTGATGGAGGCGAGCAAGCTCGTTGCGCTGGGCCGCGATCGCGCGACGCGCGAGCCCGGGTTGTACGACCGGCTGGTCGACGCCACCCGCGGCGAAGACGTCGCGATCCTCTGCACCACCTCGGGCACGACCGCCAACCCGAAGCTTGCGATGCTCTCGGCCGGACGCGTGCTGCGGCACTGCGCGACCTATCTCGCCTTCGACCCGAAGGGGCCGGATGACGAGTATGTCTCGGTGCTGCCGCTGCCCTGGATCATGGAGCAGATCTACGCGCTGGGCCAGGCGCTGCTCTCCCGGATGAAGGTCAACTTCGTCGAAGAGCCCGACACGATGATGCACGATTTCCGCGAGATCGCGCCGACCTTCGTGCTGTTCGCGCCGCGGGTCTGGGAGTCGATCGCGGCCGACGTGCGCGCAGGTGTCATGGATGCCTCGCCGTTCAAGCAGAGGCTCTACGATCTCGGGATGAAGACCGGGCTCGCGGCGCTCGCCGAGGGCAAGCGTTCTGTCCTCGCCGACCAGATCCTGTTCCGCGCGCTGCGCGACCGGCTCGGCTTCACCCGGCTGCGCTCGGCGGCGACCGGCGGCGCGGCGCTCGGGCCGGACACCTTCAAGTTCTTCCAGGCGATGGGCGTGCCGCTGCGCACGCTGTACGGCCAGACCGAGCTGCTCGGCGCCTACACGCTGCATCCAGAAGGCAAGGTCGATCCCGACACGACCGGCGTGCCGATGGCCGACAACATCGAAATCCGCATCGACAATGCCGACGTCAACGGCGTCGGCGAGATCGTGGTGCGGCATCCGAATATGTTCCACGGCTACTACAAGAACGCCGAGGCATCGGTCGCAGACATCAAGGACGGCTGGATGCATTCGGGCGACGCCGGCTACTACAACGACAACCGGCAGCTGGTCGTGATCGACCGCATCAAGGATCTCGCCGAGACCTCGCGTGGCGAGCGCTTCTCGCCGCAATATATCGAGAACAAGCTGAAATTTTCGCCCTATGTCGCCGAGGCCGTCGTGCTCGGCGCCGGTCGCGACACGCTGGCCGCCATGATCTGCATCCGCTACTCGATCATCTCGAAATGGGCGGAGAAGAACCGGCTCTCGTTCACGACCTATACCGACCTGTCGTCGCGGCCCGAGGTCTATGCACTGCTGAAGAAGGAGGTCGAGACCGTCAACGCCACCCTGCCGCCGGCCCAGCGCATCTCGCGCTTCCTGCTGCTCTACAAGGAGCTCGATGCCGACGACGGCGAACTGACGCGGACCCGAAAGGTTCGCCGCGGCGTGATCAACGAAAAATACGCAGATATCATCGAGGCAATCTACCGCGGCAAGGCCAAAATCCCGGTCGACACCGTGATCCGTTTCCAGGACGGCACCACGCAACGTGTCCGCACCACGCTCGAAGTCGTCGATCTCGGCCGCGTTGCGATCGCGGAGGCCGCGGAATGA
- a CDS encoding acyltransferase produces MNRPDVHQASVRDVAFGERVKIVEPCNLYGCTLGDDCFVGPFTEIQKGVVVGARTRVQSHAFVCELVTIGEDCFVGHGVMFVNDTFATGGPARGRKELWRETVIGNRVSIGSNATIMPVRIADDVVIGAGSVVTKDITISGTYAGNPARRLLTSQ; encoded by the coding sequence GTGAACCGGCCCGACGTGCATCAGGCCAGCGTGCGCGATGTCGCGTTCGGCGAACGCGTCAAGATCGTCGAGCCCTGTAACCTTTATGGTTGCACGCTCGGTGACGATTGTTTCGTCGGGCCGTTCACCGAGATCCAGAAGGGCGTGGTGGTCGGCGCGCGCACCCGCGTGCAGTCGCATGCGTTCGTCTGCGAGCTCGTCACCATCGGCGAGGACTGCTTCGTCGGGCACGGCGTGATGTTCGTCAATGACACGTTCGCAACCGGCGGCCCGGCGCGCGGACGCAAGGAACTGTGGCGCGAGACGGTGATCGGCAACCGGGTGTCGATCGGCTCCAACGCCACGATCATGCCGGTCAGGATCGCCGACGACGTCGTCATCGGGGCGGGATCCGTCGTGACCAAGGACATCACGATATCAGGCACCTATGCCGGCAATCCGGCGCGCCGGCTGCTGACGAGCCAATAG
- a CDS encoding branched-chain amino acid ABC transporter permease, translating to MNTQFLIQLIVNGLVVGTLYGVVAMSFVLIYKATQVVNFAQGELLLVGAWVCWALLTKYQLPFWIGMPITLVFMFIFGIAIQVVILRPMIGEPIISVIMVTIGLSTVFQAALKWIFGVNPQPFPQIFQSQSISLFGLQIQTVYVMSLVVSLAMMVGMAWFFRASKYGLAMRATAFNQQVAQSLGISVKSVFAMAWAISATVSAVAGVVVAVVNGVSSGLSAYGIKVFPAAILGGLDSVGGAVLGGIIIGLLENVAQYVDSEYLHWGNLYEIAPFYVLIIILMIKPYGLFGTKDIERV from the coding sequence ATGAACACCCAGTTCCTGATCCAGCTCATCGTCAACGGCCTCGTGGTCGGCACGCTCTATGGCGTGGTCGCGATGTCGTTCGTGCTGATCTACAAGGCGACCCAGGTCGTCAACTTCGCGCAGGGTGAACTGCTGCTGGTCGGCGCCTGGGTGTGCTGGGCGCTGCTGACCAAGTATCAATTGCCGTTCTGGATCGGCATGCCGATCACGCTGGTGTTCATGTTCATCTTCGGCATCGCGATCCAGGTCGTGATCCTGCGCCCGATGATCGGCGAACCGATCATCTCCGTGATCATGGTGACGATCGGCCTGTCGACCGTGTTCCAGGCCGCGCTGAAGTGGATCTTCGGCGTCAACCCGCAGCCGTTCCCGCAGATCTTCCAGAGCCAGTCGATCAGCCTGTTCGGGCTCCAGATCCAGACCGTCTACGTCATGAGCCTCGTGGTCTCGCTCGCCATGATGGTCGGCATGGCCTGGTTCTTCCGCGCCTCCAAATATGGCCTGGCGATGCGCGCCACCGCGTTCAACCAGCAGGTCGCACAGTCGCTCGGCATCTCCGTGAAGAGCGTGTTCGCGATGGCCTGGGCGATCTCGGCCACGGTCTCGGCGGTCGCCGGTGTCGTGGTTGCCGTCGTCAACGGCGTGTCGTCCGGCCTCTCCGCCTACGGCATCAAGGTGTTTCCGGCCGCGATCCTCGGCGGGCTCGACTCGGTCGGCGGCGCCGTGCTCGGCGGCATCATCATCGGGCTCCTGGAAAACGTCGCCCAATATGTCGACAGCGAATATCTGCACTGGGGCAATCTCTACGAGATCGCGCCGTTCTACGTCCTGATCATCATCCTGATGATCAAGCCGTATGGGCTGTTCGGCACCAAGGACATCGAGCGGGTCTAG
- a CDS encoding phenylacetate--CoA ligase family protein, producing the protein MTDHYDALETRAPAEREAALFARLPETLRKAMAAPAYANLLRGIDPASVTSREALAGLPVLRKSELPALHKAAPPFGGFVADKPGAFARLFTSPGPIFEPEGRQTDPWRGARALFAAGFREGDVVLNTFSYHLTPGGFIFDASARALGCAVIPAGPGNTEQQFELIEAYRPVGYSGTPDFLKILLDAAAGAGRDVSSIKRALVSGAAFPKSLQEEMKSRGVEAYQAFGTADLGLIAFETPAREGMTVNEELILEIVKPGTGDPVAPGDVGEIVVTSLDPHHPWIRLALGDLTAALPGASQCGRTNMRIKGWMGRADQTTKVKGMFVRPEQVAEIGKRHPELGRLRLVVTRAGEADAMTLRAECTSTADALQGEVAATLRAVTKLGGMVELVGAGSLPNDGKVIADER; encoded by the coding sequence ATGACCGACCATTACGACGCCCTTGAAACGCGCGCCCCGGCCGAGCGCGAGGCCGCGCTGTTCGCCCGGCTGCCGGAGACCCTGCGCAAGGCGATGGCAGCACCCGCCTATGCCAATTTGCTGAGGGGCATCGATCCCGCGTCCGTCACCAGCCGGGAGGCGCTGGCGGGGCTGCCGGTGCTGCGCAAGTCGGAACTGCCGGCCCTGCACAAGGCCGCCCCGCCCTTCGGCGGCTTCGTAGCCGACAAGCCCGGCGCGTTCGCCCGCCTGTTCACGTCGCCGGGACCGATCTTCGAGCCGGAGGGACGGCAGACCGACCCCTGGCGCGGCGCGCGGGCGCTGTTCGCGGCGGGCTTTCGCGAAGGGGACGTGGTGCTGAACACCTTCAGCTATCACCTCACCCCCGGCGGCTTCATCTTCGATGCCTCGGCGCGGGCGCTCGGCTGCGCCGTGATTCCGGCCGGCCCTGGCAATACCGAGCAGCAATTCGAGCTGATCGAGGCCTATCGCCCGGTTGGTTACAGCGGCACGCCTGATTTCCTGAAGATCCTGCTCGATGCCGCCGCCGGCGCCGGCCGTGACGTATCCTCGATCAAGCGCGCTTTGGTCTCGGGTGCGGCCTTCCCGAAATCGCTGCAGGAGGAGATGAAGTCGCGCGGCGTCGAGGCCTACCAGGCGTTCGGCACTGCCGATCTCGGGCTGATCGCGTTCGAGACGCCGGCGCGCGAGGGGATGACCGTCAACGAGGAACTGATCCTGGAGATCGTCAAGCCCGGCACCGGCGATCCCGTTGCGCCGGGCGACGTCGGCGAGATCGTGGTGACCTCGCTCGATCCGCACCATCCCTGGATCCGCCTCGCGCTCGGCGACCTGACCGCCGCCCTGCCCGGCGCGAGTCAATGCGGACGCACCAATATGCGCATCAAGGGCTGGATGGGCCGCGCCGACCAGACCACCAAGGTCAAGGGCATGTTCGTACGCCCCGAGCAGGTCGCGGAGATCGGCAAGCGCCATCCCGAGCTCGGACGGCTCCGCCTCGTCGTCACGCGCGCCGGCGAGGCCGACGCGATGACCTTGAGGGCCGAATGCACTTCGACGGCGGATGCCCTGCAAGGCGAAGTCGCGGCGACGCTGCGCGCGGTCACCAAGCTCGGCGGCATGGTCGAGCTCGTCGGCGCAGGCTCGCTGCCGAATGACGGCAAGGTGATTGCGGACGAGCGATAG
- a CDS encoding ABC transporter substrate-binding protein, whose amino-acid sequence MTIRSLLSSVSLALLIGGAASAAQAQIAIGHLQDLSGGTSDVGTPYGQGVADTFAWVNKNGGVGGKQLNVDSNDYGYQVPRAIALYKKWSAPDNKVAAIMGWGTADTEALTGFLAQDKIPDLSGSYAAALTDPEGTSGKAKPAPYNFFYGPSYSDALRAELTWAAEDWKAKGKPGKPKFVHMGANHPYPNAPKAAGEALAAELGFEVLPPLVFALSPGDYSAQCLSLKSSGANYAYLGNTAASNISVMKACKTAGVDVQFLSNVWGMDENAAKTAGDAADGVIFPLRTAVGWGGNAPGMKTVMEISKMSDPSGKVYRPVHYIAGVCSALYMKEALDWAAKNGGATGENVAKGFYQKKDWVPAGMDGVCNPSTWTEKDHRPTTKVDLYRSKVSGATDGDINELMSKGTIKLEKVKTVDLPRKPEWFGW is encoded by the coding sequence ATGACGATTAGATCCCTTTTGAGCTCGGTCTCCCTGGCGCTGCTGATCGGCGGCGCGGCCAGCGCCGCGCAGGCGCAGATCGCCATCGGCCATCTCCAGGACCTCTCGGGCGGCACCTCCGACGTCGGCACGCCCTACGGCCAGGGCGTCGCCGATACCTTTGCCTGGGTCAACAAGAACGGCGGCGTCGGCGGCAAGCAGCTCAATGTCGACAGCAACGACTACGGTTACCAGGTGCCGCGTGCCATCGCGCTGTACAAGAAGTGGTCGGCGCCCGACAACAAGGTGGCCGCGATCATGGGCTGGGGCACCGCGGATACCGAGGCGCTGACCGGCTTCCTGGCGCAGGACAAGATTCCCGATCTGTCGGGCTCCTACGCCGCCGCGCTGACCGATCCCGAAGGCACCAGCGGCAAGGCCAAGCCGGCGCCGTACAACTTCTTCTATGGCCCGAGTTATTCGGACGCGCTGCGCGCCGAACTGACCTGGGCGGCTGAGGACTGGAAGGCCAAGGGCAAGCCCGGCAAGCCCAAATTCGTCCATATGGGTGCCAACCATCCCTACCCGAACGCCCCGAAGGCGGCCGGCGAGGCGCTCGCGGCCGAGCTCGGCTTCGAGGTGCTGCCGCCGCTGGTATTCGCGCTGTCGCCCGGCGACTACTCGGCGCAGTGCCTGAGCCTGAAGAGCTCCGGCGCCAACTACGCCTATCTCGGCAACACCGCCGCTTCCAACATCTCGGTCATGAAGGCCTGCAAGACCGCCGGCGTCGACGTCCAGTTCCTCAGCAACGTCTGGGGCATGGACGAGAACGCCGCCAAGACCGCGGGGGATGCCGCCGATGGCGTGATCTTCCCGCTGCGCACCGCGGTCGGCTGGGGCGGCAACGCGCCCGGCATGAAGACGGTGATGGAGATCTCCAAGATGTCCGACCCGTCGGGCAAGGTCTATCGCCCGGTGCACTACATCGCCGGCGTCTGCAGCGCGCTGTACATGAAGGAGGCACTGGATTGGGCGGCGAAGAACGGCGGCGCCACCGGCGAGAACGTCGCCAAGGGCTTCTACCAGAAGAAGGACTGGGTGCCGGCCGGCATGGACGGGGTCTGCAATCCCTCGACCTGGACCGAGAAGGATCATCGCCCGACCACGAAGGTCGACCTCTATCGCTCGAAGGTCTCCGGCGCGACCGACGGCGACATCAACGAGCTGATGAGCAAGGGCACGATCAAGCTCGAGAAGGTGAAGACCGTCGACCTGCCGCGCAAGCCGGAATGGTTTGGCTGGTGA
- a CDS encoding HAD family hydrolase, with protein sequence MSSASSDQARRPAVFFDRDGVLNRDIGYLFESHRLVWIDGAREAVKAVNDIGYFAFVVTNQSGVARGLYEEAHIRKLHDWMSAELGKIGAHIDAFEYCPFHPEGTIERYRQVSLRRKPSPGMINDLLERFPVDVERSFLVGDQPTDIEAARAAGLKGYLFPGSNLELFLKPLLRRG encoded by the coding sequence ATGAGCAGCGCTTCCAGCGATCAGGCGCGAAGGCCGGCGGTCTTCTTCGATCGGGACGGCGTCCTGAATCGGGACATCGGCTATCTGTTCGAAAGCCACAGGCTGGTCTGGATCGACGGCGCGCGCGAGGCCGTGAAGGCGGTCAACGACATCGGCTATTTCGCGTTCGTCGTGACCAACCAGTCAGGCGTTGCGCGAGGCCTCTACGAGGAAGCGCATATCCGAAAGCTCCACGACTGGATGTCCGCCGAGCTCGGCAAGATCGGCGCCCATATCGACGCCTTCGAATATTGCCCGTTCCATCCGGAAGGGACCATCGAGCGTTACCGGCAGGTCAGCCTTCGCCGCAAGCCATCGCCGGGCATGATCAATGACCTGCTGGAACGCTTTCCGGTCGATGTCGAACGAAGCTTTCTGGTCGGCGATCAACCGACGGACATCGAGGCGGCACGCGCGGCGGGCCTGAAGGGCTACCTGTTCCCCGGCTCCAATCTGGAGCTGTTCCTGAAGCCTCTGCTACGGCGAGGCTAA
- a CDS encoding AGE family epimerase/isomerase: protein MAEAESVAADGAAGVVARLKRRIIEQALPLWSTTGWDGTAGGFVDRLQLDGTADHAAPRRVMVQARQIYCYAKAAQMGWYPEGRAVALKGLDYLLAKAKAPDGRPGFVYSLTPDGGVLDPLRDTYGHAFVLLALATVYGLDQDAQIRAEIDALLAFLDTELRSPHGGFHEGLPPSMPRRQNPQMHLFEAMIACFDVTHDLSFQNRAGDFFALFLANLYDKQTRTLGEYFEEDWSRIPPVSVEPGHLAEWVWLLKGFERITGCPTGRPRGELLASALRYRDATGCLIDEGDAEGNIRRHSRRLWPQSELAKAWIAQAESGEAGAADEARAALGLLERHYLSHPVAGGWYDQFDRDGKSLVATIPASSFYHVLCAVTEAEQVLS from the coding sequence ATGGCTGAGGCAGAGAGCGTTGCGGCGGACGGAGCCGCCGGTGTCGTCGCGAGGCTGAAGCGCCGCATCATCGAGCAGGCGCTGCCGCTGTGGTCGACCACCGGCTGGGACGGCACGGCCGGCGGCTTTGTCGATCGGCTGCAACTGGATGGGACAGCCGACCACGCCGCGCCGCGCCGCGTCATGGTACAGGCCCGCCAGATCTATTGCTACGCCAAGGCCGCCCAGATGGGCTGGTATCCCGAAGGGCGCGCGGTCGCGCTGAAGGGGCTCGACTATCTGCTCGCGAAGGCCAAGGCACCGGATGGCCGGCCGGGTTTCGTCTACAGCCTGACGCCGGACGGCGGCGTGCTCGATCCGCTGCGCGACACCTATGGACATGCCTTCGTGCTGCTGGCGCTGGCGACCGTCTACGGGCTCGACCAGGACGCCCAGATCCGCGCCGAAATCGACGCCCTGCTGGCATTCCTCGACACCGAGCTGCGTTCGCCCCATGGCGGCTTCCACGAGGGCCTGCCGCCCTCGATGCCGCGCCGGCAGAACCCGCAGATGCACCTGTTCGAGGCGATGATCGCCTGCTTCGACGTGACGCATGATCTGTCGTTCCAGAATCGCGCCGGCGATTTCTTCGCGCTGTTCCTGGCCAACCTCTACGACAAGCAGACGCGCACCCTCGGCGAATATTTCGAGGAGGACTGGTCCAGGATCCCGCCGGTCAGCGTCGAGCCCGGGCACCTCGCGGAATGGGTCTGGCTGCTGAAGGGATTCGAGCGGATCACCGGCTGCCCCACCGGGCGACCGCGCGGCGAACTGCTGGCGTCGGCGCTGCGCTATCGCGACGCGACCGGCTGCCTGATCGACGAGGGCGACGCCGAAGGCAATATCCGCCGCCACAGCAGGCGGCTGTGGCCGCAGAGCGAGCTGGCGAAGGCCTGGATCGCGCAGGCCGAGTCGGGCGAAGCTGGCGCTGCGGACGAGGCGCGCGCGGCGCTTGGGCTGCTGGAGCGACACTATCTCAGCCATCCCGTGGCCGGCGGCTGGTACGACCAGTTCGACCGCGACGGCAAGTCGCTGGTCGCGACGATCCCGGCATCGTCGTTCTACCACGTGCTCTGCGCGGTCACCGAAGCGGAGCAGGTGCTCAGCTAG
- a CDS encoding DegT/DnrJ/EryC1/StrS aminotransferase family protein, whose product MAVPYADLQLQYQSIKGEIDAAIAGVIRDNAFIRGGYVDAFEREFAAAAEVAHCVSCANGTDALYLAMRALKVQPGDEVITTAHSWISTAAMITHSGATVVFCDTDDTTFTIDPAAIEAAITPRTVGIIPVHLYGQPADMDAIMAIAQKHKLWVIEDCAQAHLARYKGRMVGTFGEAATYSFYPGKNLGAMGDAGAVVTNDAALAEQMAMLARHGGLVKHQHHIEGINSRLDGMQAAILSAKLPHLEAWTEARQAAAEVYDAGLNQIEDVAVPEVAPARSHVYHLYTIRHPRRDALAAHLNANGVQTAINYPTALPFLPAYARFNHRPEQFPNAHRDQRRILSLPMFAEITREQQDEVIDLVRKF is encoded by the coding sequence ATGGCCGTGCCGTATGCCGACCTGCAACTGCAATACCAGTCCATCAAGGGCGAGATCGATGCCGCGATCGCCGGCGTGATCCGCGACAACGCCTTCATCCGCGGCGGCTATGTCGACGCCTTCGAGCGCGAATTCGCCGCGGCCGCGGAAGTCGCGCACTGCGTCTCCTGCGCCAACGGCACCGACGCGCTTTACCTCGCGATGCGGGCGCTGAAAGTGCAGCCGGGTGACGAGGTGATCACGACGGCGCATTCCTGGATCTCGACCGCGGCGATGATCACGCATTCCGGCGCCACCGTCGTGTTCTGCGATACCGACGATACGACGTTCACGATCGATCCGGCCGCGATCGAGGCGGCGATCACGCCGCGCACGGTCGGCATCATCCCGGTGCATCTGTACGGCCAGCCCGCCGACATGGATGCGATCATGGCGATCGCGCAGAAGCACAAGCTCTGGGTGATCGAGGACTGCGCCCAGGCTCATCTCGCGCGCTACAAGGGCCGCATGGTGGGCACGTTTGGCGAGGCGGCGACCTATTCATTCTATCCCGGCAAGAACCTCGGCGCGATGGGCGACGCGGGTGCCGTCGTCACCAACGACGCCGCGCTCGCCGAGCAGATGGCGATGCTGGCACGCCACGGTGGACTGGTGAAGCACCAGCACCATATCGAGGGCATCAACAGCCGGCTCGACGGCATGCAGGCCGCGATCCTCTCGGCCAAGCTGCCGCATCTCGAGGCGTGGACCGAGGCCCGCCAGGCCGCCGCCGAGGTCTATGACGCCGGCCTCAACCAGATCGAGGACGTCGCGGTGCCCGAGGTCGCGCCGGCGCGCAGCCACGTCTATCACCTCTACACGATCCGGCACCCGCGCCGCGACGCGCTCGCCGCGCACCTGAACGCCAATGGCGTGCAGACCGCGATCAACTACCCCACCGCGCTGCCCTTCCTGCCGGCCTACGCCCGGTTCAATCACCGGCCAGAGCAGTTCCCCAATGCCCATCGCGATCAGCGCCGGATTCTCTCGCTGCCGATGTTCGCCGAGATCACACGCGAGCAACAGGACGAGGTGATCGACCTGGTCCGGAAGTTCTGA